In Methanofastidiosum sp., the genomic stretch CAGATGCAGATAGATCAGGTAGGGAACTTGCCGAAAGACTTTTTGAAGAACTCAAAGGGAAAGAAATCATAATTGAGAGGGTAAAATTCCCTAAAGGACGTGACCTTGAACACGCTGATCTTTTTTTGGTATCAAAGGAGATAAAAAATAGTCTTGTTAGAATTGGTTTGAAATCTCTTAAATCAATTGATATGTTGATTGAAAAAGAAAAATTTGTGCGCGCTCTTGAGAAGGATATGTATTCTCTAAAGACTGAAAATGAAGATTTAAAGAAGAAAACAAGAAATTTTGAGCAGACTTTAGAAGGTATTGAAAGCGAAAAGGAATTAATCAATAAGCTTGAAGAAGATATCGATAGACTCAATGTTGAAAAGAATGAAATAGAACTTGAGAACTCTGAGATCAAGAAAGAACTATTATCCAAAGATGGCAGGATTTCAGAACTTGAAATAAGGTATAAAGACCTTGAAGCAAAGATTTTGAATATATTTGATCTTGAGAGCTAC encodes the following:
- a CDS encoding topoisomerase, coding for MIDTRIIVEGVSDVETLSKAIQDLALGSEFGVTISSIIPTTNIEIAKKSIVGSDIVLIATDADRSGRELAERLFEELKGKEIIIERVKFPKGRDLEHADLFLVSKEIKNSLVRIGLKSLKSIDMLIEKEKFVRALEKDMYSLKTENEDLKKKTRNFEQTLEGIESEKELINKLEEDIDRLNVEKNEIELENSEIKKELLSKDGRISELEIRYKDLEAKILNIFDLESYWSKISNDGSPGALEIRKAIEILGLDRVVASDDFIVSPSEENVYRVLKLIKMGRELNRD